The following nucleotide sequence is from Apium graveolens cultivar Ventura chromosome 4, ASM990537v1, whole genome shotgun sequence.
AAACCCACGACCCTTAGCAACAAACCTCCAACAAGTGCAGTGAGACAAGTGAAAAAATCAACTCCAAGAAAGAGAGTAGCAGGACTGCCACACCCAAGAAAAAAGTAGATGAATTACTTATGCCAAAGTTAGAACCATTTgagtactttaaactcttgtcaTTTGTGACATTGAACTACTATTTATGTAGTATAACTCTATGTACGCACTATGGATTAATCTTCTGGTCATAATATATAACTTTGGCACTGTATTTATTTCGAACATCTCAATGTTATACTATCACATAAACATAAACATTTCATTCATAAAAACATAAACAATAACATCCATAACATTACATTCACTAATTCTGACATAAATATTACATCATTAACATTACTTAAAGAACATAACCACAAAACAAACTAAGATAACAAAGCATAGCATCTTCTTCGTTCTGAAATGAGCTTTTTCCTTCACCATTTCTGTTACGTCGTCCATCTTTTTTTGCATTGCCATACGCTCTTCATCAATTACTAACATTTTCCTTTCTACGAAACTCAACTCTTGCTTGATTTTAGCCAATTCGACATCTTTCATCTTCAATTTTTCCTTCAATCCATGTATAACTTCTCGGGCTCTGTCAGTGTAGGGTGGATCAGCCCACAAAAAAAAATTGCACTTCTTGCAGGGATCCCTATAGTTCTTGCAGCCAAAAAACCTCCGACCCGGATCTTGAGTACCTTCTTTCCAAGCTTCTTGAAGGggtgatacaatatcacacttACATTTAATATTATCATATCCATGATCGACACCGAAGTTGTTTTTATGGATTCTATACGAGTTAAATGAATTGTTCACAGATGGGGCTGAGGCTGTGGAGCTTTTGGAAGTGGACATGGTAGAAAGAAGGGTAAAAGGAAGAACCCTAATTGCAAGAAAATAAACTGAAGAAGAAGAGAAGTAGTGATTATGGGTTATGGGTTTTAATTTATGGGTTTTAAATGGTCTGGGCGGGTACAACGGTCACATGACGTGGAAGCCATGTCACTTGCTGATTCAGCTTTCCGTCCAAAACTTAACGACACTAACGGGTAGTGACTTGATTGAAAATTTTTATGAGTACGATCAGTTGACTGACAGCTTTTTGAGTTCGATGACCCAAGTGAAAGTTAGTGGTCACTTGAGTGACCAAAACGCCATTTAACCCTTTAAAGAATTTGCTTGTCTATCCTCTTTTCTTTTTCTGCCGATTAGTACAAGAATTTGTTAGCATTTGTTTCTGAATAGATCAGAAACAAATATATTAAAAGAGCACAAAAAATAATTTGTATAAGAGGAATTTATTACAGAACTAAATTTATAATAGAATTAAGTGATATATAATTCACATGATCCACAAAACTCCACTTAAAAGCCCAGAAATATCAGCTTCTTAGAAAGTTTTATCAAGTTGTTGAGAGCAGAGGGGAAATCAGGGGCGGAGAGTGTTCTTTGTATCACATGGCCGCCCAACAGCTCTGCCTTCACTCCTTCCCTAGGAACTTCAATGAATCCATTAAGACTATATGTTTGCCTATGTAGTACAATCTGAATTCTATCTCCACTTCTAATTGAGATTTCATCTCCTCTTATGCATTTTGCCACATAACTTACTTCAGCCCCGTTATTGTACCATTTGTTTTATTAGTAACAACAGCTTTTATGCTAAAATCAGTTACACCGGTTTTGCTCCTAACAAGAACCGAGAGAGCAAGACCTAAGAAGTTATCTGCCGGCATTGTAGGGATATCAATACAGACTGAATGCCCAGTGCTTTTATAGCTGATCCATTCTGCAATCTTAGGTAGCTCAACTTTATTGGAACGGAGGAACTGTTTTCTTAAACCTAATACCTGCATAATAAATATTTGAACTTATATTTATAAAAGTGTGATTCTGTATAAAAGGAGGGAGTTCAGATAGAAACCAACCTGAAGGAAACTCGAAACAGCTGGTTTCGGAATGTTATATAtaccaaaactcaaatcactcaATTCCTTCAGCATTGACACGCCTGATAGATGTTGTAGGCTTCTGCAACCATAAATTCTAAGTAATTGAAGATGAGGAGGAAGTGATGAAAGTGATTTAAGGCCGATGAACCTCTGTATCACCAACGTCTTCAACCTTTTCAAGCTTGATAAATCGGGTAGATGTACTAGTCTTTCATGCCCACTTAGGCGTAAGAGTGATATATTAAGAGGAAGATCCGGAAGCGATGACCCGAAATTTGTACAGTTATACAATTCTAGAAACTCTAGGCTGTGAAGCATAGAGAGACTGAATGGTTCGGTTGAAGATAAACTCTCATCCCCAGCACAAAGAACTAAACTTTTCAAACAAGAGAAACTTGAAATCACAGGCAACCATACTCTTACATCACACTTCAGAGACAAATCTAACAACTTTGTATTGTTCACTGTAGCAGGCACATTAATTCTACCCATATCCGTTTGGAAAATATATAATTGAGTAAGTGATGGAAGATTCCATACACTATCTGGCAGATTTTTAAGCTTGTTGCAGCCAGACAAATTCAATATTCTTAACCTACTCAGTAGTCCTATTGAATCTGGTACTTCTTCGATGTCTGTTCCGGATGCATCCAGCTGTTGTAAACATTGCATCTTCTCCAATTTATCAGGCAATCGCTTCAGCTTTGAACACATATGCAGATCTAGTTCTTGAAGCAACTTGAGCTTCCATAAGCTATTTGGAAGATACCTAAGATTTTCGCAGCCAATCAAATCCAGTAACTCCAAATTAATGAGATCTCCAAACGAATCTGGAAGTTGTTCGATTGCAGTACCATTTGCAAGAAATGTACTTAAGCCTTTCATAGCACCCAATTGCTTTGGCAATTGTGTTAAATTGCTACAATAACCCAAATACAAATAGGTCAATGCACTTGACTGACCCAGTGTTTCAGCTGAAACTTTCACGTTAATGCATTCCTTCAAATCCAAATCATACAAACCAGACAACTCTCTAATTGATGGGTGGACCTTTAGCAAGCTCTCACAACCACGAAATGATAACCTCTCAATAGATTTTGAATTTCCAAAGTTGGGAGTTGTTTTCAAGTTTAGAGAGTATTCTACATTTATCCTCTTCAGATTTGTGAAAGACTGTTTTAAATAATACAAAAgacaaaaaataaatattaattcaCAGTTACATTGCCCTTAAAATTATGTTAGTAAAAAACAAGTAAATTTTGCTAGTTCTCACTAACAAATATCTACATATTGTGTTATATCCTGTAGTTTAGGATAAAATATATAAGAATACATATAAGTAATTGAACAAAATATGTATAAATACTATTTTTATAAAAGTATACATACCATGGCATCATCCCACAACATCTTTAAATTGCTATGTGGCATAAAAGAATAATCTCTCAATAGATTTTGAATTTTCAAAGTTGAGAGTTGTTTTCAACTTCAATTCGACATTTATCACATTCAAACTCGTGAAAGACCGTTTAAAAGAATACAAAAgtcaaaaattaaattcttatatattactacatattttatattttaggatagaaataagtaaaaatatatattattttaatattaaatgaACAAAATATGAATAAATTAAATTTCTATAAAAGTAGTGAACAAATTTAATTTCATACCATTGCATCATCCCATAACGTCTTGAAATTGCTATGTTGCATAATCATGGATACCAATTTTTGTGGTCGAAAACTCAAAGGCAACCGTGTCCACGTACAAAAATTCCAATAGATGCACCTTAATTCTTGAAATGAATTTTTAAAATGCCCTTTGATGTCATCAACATTACGTATTTCAAGTAATCTCAATTTGGGTAGTTTCTCAAATATTTGGGAATTGATTTGTTTTTCCGTTGATTGAGTTAGATCTAAGATAAAGGGACATACTCATTTGCTTCTTTTTTAAGATGGTATCCTGATAGCGCCGCGACTTGAGCAAGAGCTGATTTCCACTCGTCTATCATCTCAGGAGAGTAACGCTTCTTCTGATAATGATAATCAAGTGCGTCTCCAAAACTCCCTTTTTGGTGACGGACATCTGATGGATCGACGTAGTAAAAAACGGGAATAACCTGATTCTTAGTTTTCTTGCAACTAAGGATATCGACGAGCTCTTTAAGGCACCACGGGGAACGAGCATAGTTCTCGGAAATAATGAGGACAAACATCTTTGAATCTCTGATTGCATGGAGCAGCCCGGATGAAATTTCTTGGCCCTTTTGAAGAGCAGGATCGTCTCGGAAGGTTAGAATTCCAGCTTGATCCAAAGCAGAGTAAAGATGTGAAGTAAAGTTTTTGCGAGTGTCGTCACCGTAAAAGCTCAAGAACACATCCCAGGCCTTGGGTGGAGATGATGATGAAGAACAAGGGGCAGTAATTTCAAGACTACTAGTAGAAGCCATGTAAGGAAAATAGCAAGAAATCGAGAAATAGCAAAGAAGGAATGGTTGTGAGTAAAAGCAGCACTGTAGTTATAAATTTGTGCAACATTGAAAAGTCAGTCAACGTTTCTTTGTTTGGccactacaagaaaataaggctaaatacaaccgcacaAATACAACCGACATCAAATTCAACCGCTTTCGGTTGAAATTAAGGGtgcggctaaatacaaccgcatgcGGGCGTATTTAAATACGGTCGTATTTACGCGGTCGAATTTagtactaattacaaccgaataaatacaaccgtatatatatacaaccgtatacggttgagtttaggcgtgctcctaaattcaaccgcattcggttgaatttagccttactaattacaaccgaataaatacaaccatatttatatacaaccgtatacggttgagtttaggcgtgctcctaaattcaactgCATTCAATCGAATTTAGCCTTGccaaaaaatggagggaattttcccgccaacgaattttttactaaattcaaccgatttcggtcgaattattttaaaaaatggcagaaaatttttgaaaaaaaatatagaataaaatttacacgaaatttatattttagttcttgcaaaaaatattattatggtagttagatatttatcgttcaattaataattattttcttaaaaatttATTAAGGCAAACcacatatatttatttttttctaaattttttgtcatatcactaaaatatacagatcttgacatccgtacggttggatcattcattaatatttttaaaaatatcgaatcatcaatatgagattaaacactagttagaagtacgggtcaaattactagttgactgttaaaatagcaaatcaaatatatttatttttttctaatttttttgtcatatcactaaaatatacagatcttgacatccgtacggttggatcattcattaatatttttaaaaatatcaaatcaataatatgggattaaatactagttaaaagtacgggtcaaattactagttgactgttaaaaaagcaaaccaaatatatttatttttttctaaaatttttgtcatatcactaaaatatacagatcttgacatccgtacggttggatcgttcattaatatttttaaaaatatcgaatcattaatatgggattaaacactagttagaagtacgggtcaaattactagttgactgttaaaaaagcaaaccaaatatatttatttttttctaaattttttgtcatatcactaaaatatacaaatcttgacatccgtacggttggatcattcattaatatttttaaaaatatcgaatcatcaatattggattaaacactagttagaagtacgtgtcaaattactagttaactgttaaaaaagcaaaccaaatatatttatatttttttaaattttttgtcatatcactaaaatatactgatcttgacatccgtacggttggatcattcattaatatttttaaaaatatcaaataaataatatgggattaaatactagttaaaagtacgggtcaaattactagttgactgttaaaaaagcaaaccaaatatatttatttttttctaaaatttttgtcatatcactaaactatacagatcttgacatccgtacggttggatcattcattaatatttttaaaaatatcgaatcatcaatatgggattaaacactagttagaagtacgggtcaaattactagttgactgttaaaaaagcaaaccaaatatatttatttttttctaaattttttgtcatatcactaaaatatacaaatcttgacatccgtacggttggatcattcattaatatttttaaaaatatcgaatcatcaatatgggattaaacactagttagaagtacgtgtcaaattactagttgactgttaaaaaagcaaaccaaatatatttatttttttctaaaatttttgtcatatcactaaaatatacagatcttgacatccgtacggttggatcattcattaatatttttaaaaatatcgaatcgtCAATATtagattaaacactagttagaagtacaggtcaaattactagttgactgttaaaaaaacaaaccaaatatatttatttttttctaaattttttgtcatatcactaaaatatacagatgttgacatccgtacggttggatcattcattaatatttttaaaaatatcgaatcatcaatatgggattaaacactagttagaagtacgagtcaaattactagttgactgttaaaaaaacaaaccaaatatatttatttttttctaaaatttttgtcgtatcactaaaatatactgatcttgacatccgtacggttggatcattcattaatatttttaaaaatatcaaatcaaTAATATGGGATTAAATACTAGTTAAAAGTAcaggtcaaattactagttgactgttaaaaaagcaaaccaaatatatttatttttttctaaaatttttgtcatatcactaaaatatacagatcttgacatccgtacggttggatcattcattaatatttttaaaaatatcgaatcattaATATGGgtttaaacactagttagaagtacgggtcaaattactagttgactgttaaaaatgcaaaccaaatatatttatttttttctaaattttttgtcatatcactaaaatatacaaatcttgacatccgtacggttggatcattcattaatatttttaaaaatatcgaatcatcaatattggattaaacactagttagaagtacgtgtcaaattactagttgactgttaaaaaagcaaaccaaatatatttatatttttttaaattttttgtcatatcactaaaatatactgatcttgacatcagtacggttggatcattcattaatatttttaaaaatatcaaatcaataatatgggattaaatactagttaaaagtacgggtcaaattactagttgactgttaaaaaagcaaaccaaatatatttatttttttctaaaatttttgtcatatcactaaaatatacagatcttgacatccgtacggttggatcattcattaatatttttaaaaatatcgaatcatcaatatgggattaaacactagttagaagtacgggtcaaattactagttgactgttaaaaaagcaaaccaaatatatttatttttttctaaattttttgtcatatcactaaaatatacaaatcttgacatccgtacggttggatcattcattaatatttttaaaaatatcgaatcatcaatatgggattaaacactagttagaagtacgtgtcaaattactagttgactgttaaaaaagcaaaccaaatatatttatttttttctaaaatttttgtcatatcactaaaatatacagatcttgacatccgtacggttggatcattcattaatatttttaaaaatatcgaatcgtCAATATtagattaaacactagttagaagtacaggtcaaattactagttgactgttaaaaaaacaaaccaaatatatttatttttttctaaattttttgtcatatcactaaaatatacagatgttgacatccgtacggttggatcattcattaatatttttaaaaatatcgaatcatcaatatgggattaaacactagttagaagtacgagtcaaattactagttgactgttaaaaaaacaaaccaaatatatttatttttttctaaaatttttgtcgtatcactaaaatatactgatcttgacatccgtacggttggatcattcattaatatttttaaaaatatcaaatcaaTAATATGGGATTAAATACTAGTTAAAAGTAcaggtcaaattactagttgactgttaaaaaagcaaaccaaatatatttatttttttctaaaatttttgtcatatcactaaaatatacagatcttgacatccgtacggttggatcattcattaatatttttaaaaatatcgaatcattaATATGGgtttaaacactagttagaagtacgggtcaaattactagttgactgttaaaaatgcaaaccaaatatatttatttttttctaaattttttgtcatatcactaaaatatacaaatcttgacatccgtacggttggatcattcattaatatttttaaaaatatcgaatcatcaatattggattaaacactagttagaagtacgtgtcaaattactagttgactgttaaaaaagcaaaccaaatatatttatatttttttaaattttttgtcatatcactaaaatatactgatcttgacatcagtacggttggatcattcattaatatttttaaaaatatcaaatcaataatatgggattaaatactagttaaaagtacgggtcaaattactagttgactgttaaaaaagcaaaccaaatatatttatttttttctaaaatttttgtcatatcactaaaatatacagatcttgacatccgtacggttggatcattcattaatatttttaaaaatatcgaatcatcaatatgggattaaacactagttagaagtacgggtcaaattactagttgactgttaaaaaagcaaaccaaatatatttatttttttctaaattttttgtcatatcactaaaatatacaaatcttgacatccgtacggttggatcattcattaatatttttaaaaatatcgaatcatcaatattggattaaacactagttagaagtacgtgtcaaattactagttgactgttaaaaaaacaaaccaaatatatttatatttttttaaaatttttgtcatatcactaaaatatactgatcttgacatcagtacggttggatcattcattaatatttttaaaaatatcaaatcaataatatgggattaaatactagttaaaagtacgggtcaaattactagttgactgttaaaaaagcaaaccaaatatatttatttttttctaaaatttttgtcatatcactaaaatatacagatcttgacatccgtacggttggatcattcattaatatttttaaaaatatcgaatcatcaatatgggattaaacactagttagaagtacgggtcaaattactagttgactgttaaaaaagcaaaccaaatatatttatttttttctaaattttttgtcatatcactaaaatatacaaatcttgacatccgtacggttggatcattcattaatatttttaaaaatatcgaatcatcaatatgggattaaacactagttagaagtaggtgtcaaattactagttgactgttaaaaaagcaaaccaaatatatttatttactagttgactgttaattttttttttcattttttaagtTTAATTCGAATTTGGATTTTTACTTTAGGTTGTTGATTCATGTATTTTGAAGTGATGTATCATTAGATCGTTGAACAAGGAGTGgtacaaaaatattttatgaattatGGTTAGTTTTTTGAGATCGCCGGAAAAGCTTATGGCCGGAATCGGTTAACTTCGTTAAAACACGAGATTGCCTGGTCAGTTTTGAGTGTTTTAAATATAAAAATCGGACTGAAAGTTGTATTTTTGGATCGTCGGAGTTTCCGAAATAAGATGGATCTGGGCAAACTCACCTGATTCGGGAAATTTTCCCGTTTCCGgggatttttttttaaaatccggtTTTCGTTATTACAACCGAATGCAATTGAAATTAAGAATCCTATTTTTGATCATTTTCGGTCGAATTTAATTTTTTAAGCGGCtatttaaaaattttcaaaaaatttaaatttttggaCGGCTGTAGTTATAAATTTGTGCAACATTGAAAAGTCAGTCAACGTTTCTTTGTTTGGCCCAGTAACAAACGCGTGGGGTTTCTATGTTCTTGTATAAGTATTCATCTGTTTCAATGACATGTAGGGCATAGATCTGAAAATTAATTTTTCAGCACCAGCCCAGAAAATGCAAAGAACTTTCTCACTTCTTCCCATTCATGATAAATATGAATACACTAGCCCAGACGCCCAGTGGCCTGGACACACACGATTCTGTTACAACAAAATTGTAACCAGTAAGTTTGATACAAAGATATGAAAACATTGGTCAGGTGGCCCTGGACGAAAATGCAGCAAACTTGTCTCACATTCTGCATATTCATAATTTAAGAAATATAGGTATGAAAACACTAGCTCAGTTGCCTGGACAAAAATGGAGCAAGGTGACTTAAATCAAAACGTAGTATATTTGTCTCTCTGTAAAAGAGTTATATTTACTTAGTGTAAAGAGTGTCTCTACAACATTTGAAACTCAGTAGTTCATTTTGCGACTAAAAGATCTGACTTTCCAATGTTAGGAGACAACTTAGATTATAATGGACAGATTTAGAAGCAGATCGAATTCGGACTAAAAAATGTATGTGTTAAGCACTAATGTTGTATACAGAAATAAGATGAGAAGAGAGATAGCAAACCTGGTAATCCAATTTGTGATGTCTGTATTCTTAGGTCGATAGTCTTAACCTTGTTAACTATTTAGTTATTTCCTGTTTTATTTTATTCtgtattttcaatattttttttttttgacaaatatgacTTATAGCCTTACAAACGAGTATCTGTTCTTATAAATTCTCGGGGTGAGCGAGTATCGAACCCAGATCTGGGATGACAGAGGATAAACTCTTAAACACTTGAGTTATCCAACCGTGCTCCTGTATTTTCAATATTTGTTCCAGAAAGAAATAATGAATTTCTGTGATATGCAGCCTATAGAAAGATTTTTAGAGAGAAATAATGAATTaagttttattttataaattatattgaATTGTCGAGAACAATTTTCTATAGCTTGAGAGCATAATTTTTATGTCCCCCACTAGATCTTATGCTAGCAAGTCCAAAAAATAACTTATATGATGTCCTAAATTAAAATTTAGGATAATGGACAAAAAATATAGGTTCAATAATGTCATAAATGTGCCTTAGAAGGCTGTGACACATCTCAAATTCGCTATGTTTGAGGATATTTTCGTGAAACTCTGTTTAacttttaataataataaattattgtTACGTCATTTTCCACCCTTCATTTCTCTTTACTCCATTATTACATttcaaatataataaaataaaagggcatatataaatatttataatatttgaaaGATAATTACGAGTACACTCTTAAACTTGCTCTAAAATCTTTATCGTCCCAAACGGTCTTTGTGCCATTATACGT
It contains:
- the LOC141721773 gene encoding uncharacterized protein LOC141721773 yields the protein MIMQHSNFKTLWDDAMSFTNLKRINVEYSLNLKTTPNFGNSKSIERLSFRGCESLLKVHPSIRELSGLYDLDLKECINVKVSAETLGQSSALTYLYLGYCSNLTQLPKQLGAMKGLSTFLANGTAIEQLPDSFGDLINLELLDLIGCENLRYLPNSLWKLKLLQELDLHMCSKLKRLPDKLEKMQCLQQLDASGTDIEEVPDSIGLLSRLRILNLSGCNKLKNLPDSVWNLPSLTQLYIFQTDMGRINVPATVNNTKLLDLSLKCDVRVWLPVISSFSCLKSLVLCAGDESLSSTEPFSLSMLHSLEFLELYNCTNFGSSLPDLPLNISLLRLSGHERLVHLPDLSSLKRLKTLVIQRFIGLKSLSSLPPHLQLLRIYGCRSLQHLSGVSMLKELSDLSFGIYNIPKPAVSSFLQVLGLRKQFLRSNKVELPKIAEWISYKSTGHSVCIDIPTMPADNFLGLALSVLVRSKTGVTDFSIKAVVTNKTNGTITGLK